The following coding sequences are from one Kallotenue papyrolyticum window:
- a CDS encoding glycosyltransferase family 4 protein — MKIAMLTSSYPKWPGETTAPFIEEIAAHVAARGHEVHVLMPHRADLRRAPCERGVHLHTYRYAPLRALEVWGYAAALRGDVGLRPGTIAAVPLALGSGLAALLRLTAQHAFDLLHAHWVLPNAPIAALVARRRRLPLVISLHGSDVFLAERSLPLAWSARWAAQRAGAITACSGDLAARLARLGAPADRLVVVPYGIDPQVFRPDPAAGAALRARLGIDPQRPTLVWLSRMVYKKGLHVLLEAMPAVVRAQPDTLLVLGGYGDLRPALEAQARRLGIARNVLFPGVITRDEVNAFWNMGDVVVIPAIRDHRGNVDGLPNIVLEAMSAGRPIVASRVAGIPQVIDDGVHGLLTPPGDAEALATAILRLTGDRRLAQRLGQAARHRVERELRWSHVAERFEQAYHRARSAASAAGQRRVPWCEW, encoded by the coding sequence ATGAAGATCGCCATGCTGACCAGCTCCTACCCCAAATGGCCCGGCGAAACGACCGCGCCCTTTATCGAGGAGATCGCGGCACATGTCGCGGCGCGCGGCCACGAGGTGCATGTGTTGATGCCCCATCGCGCCGATCTGCGACGCGCACCATGCGAACGGGGCGTGCACCTGCATACCTACCGCTACGCGCCGCTGCGCGCGCTGGAGGTGTGGGGCTATGCAGCGGCGCTGCGCGGCGATGTGGGCCTCAGGCCGGGAACGATCGCGGCGGTGCCGCTGGCGCTGGGCAGTGGGCTAGCGGCGCTGCTGCGCCTGACGGCGCAGCATGCCTTTGATCTGCTGCATGCCCACTGGGTGCTGCCCAACGCGCCGATCGCCGCGCTAGTGGCGCGCCGTCGGCGACTGCCGCTGGTGATTTCGCTGCATGGCTCGGATGTGTTCCTGGCCGAACGCTCGCTGCCGCTGGCCTGGAGCGCGCGCTGGGCAGCGCAGCGCGCCGGCGCCATCACGGCCTGCTCCGGCGATCTGGCGGCGCGGCTGGCGCGGCTGGGCGCGCCAGCCGATCGGCTCGTGGTGGTGCCCTACGGCATCGATCCGCAGGTGTTTCGGCCCGATCCGGCTGCGGGCGCTGCGTTGCGCGCCCGGCTGGGTATCGACCCGCAACGTCCGACGCTGGTCTGGCTCAGTCGCATGGTGTATAAAAAAGGCCTGCATGTGTTGCTCGAGGCCATGCCGGCGGTAGTGCGCGCGCAGCCCGACACGCTACTGGTGCTGGGCGGCTATGGCGATCTACGGCCCGCGCTGGAAGCCCAGGCGCGCCGCCTGGGCATCGCGCGCAACGTACTCTTTCCCGGCGTGATCACCCGCGACGAGGTCAACGCCTTCTGGAACATGGGCGATGTGGTGGTGATCCCGGCCATTCGCGACCATCGCGGCAATGTGGATGGCCTGCCCAACATTGTGCTGGAGGCGATGAGCGCCGGGCGACCGATCGTGGCCAGCCGCGTGGCCGGCATTCCGCAGGTGATCGACGACGGTGTGCACGGCCTGCTGACGCCGCCGGGCGATGCCGAGGCGCTGGCCACGGCGATCCTGCGTCTGACAGGCGATCGGCGGCTGGCACAGCGCTTGGGGCAGGCTGCGCGCCATCGCGTTGAGCGCGAGCTGCGCTGGTCGCACGTCGCCGAACGCTTCGAGCAAGCCTACCACCGGGCGCGCAGCGCCGCCTCCGCGGCGGGTCAGCGCCGGGTGCCATGGTGTGAGTGGTGA
- a CDS encoding nucleotide sugar dehydrogenase gives MQQETILRIESHAALVGIIGLGYVGVPLAARAARAGFRVLGFDVDATRVARINRGESYTLDVPGEVMAALVREGRLSASDDFTRLRECDVILICVPTPLDRHGQPDISAIERAGDAIAAALRPGHLIVLESTTWPGTTDEVLLPRCAARGLQVGRDFWLAFSPERIDPGQTNSQGWTVENTPKVVGGVTPQCTEVAGAFYRQIVQRVVAVSSARTAEMTKLVENIFRNVNIALVNELALLCDRMGLNIWEILDAAATKPFAFMKHTPGPGLGGHCIPLDPFYLSWKAREYDFHTRFIELAGHVNNEMPYHVKTLIIRALNRRGKSLNGATVVLLGVAYKPDIDDYRESPVFKIMALLEAEGARVLAVDPHITTFVDHHGRELQTTPLSDELLGAADCVAIITNHSAFDYERIVRLASVVVDTRNATRNVREGRDKIVLL, from the coding sequence ATGCAACAGGAGACGATCCTTCGTATCGAAAGCCACGCGGCGCTGGTCGGCATAATCGGCCTGGGCTACGTGGGCGTGCCGCTGGCGGCGCGCGCGGCGCGGGCCGGCTTTCGCGTGCTGGGTTTCGACGTGGATGCCACCCGTGTGGCGCGCATCAACCGTGGCGAGAGCTATACCCTGGACGTGCCCGGCGAGGTCATGGCTGCGCTGGTGCGCGAAGGCCGCCTCAGCGCGAGCGATGACTTCACGCGCCTGCGCGAGTGCGACGTGATTCTGATCTGCGTGCCGACGCCGCTGGATCGCCACGGCCAGCCCGACATCAGTGCGATCGAGCGCGCCGGCGACGCGATCGCGGCTGCCCTGCGACCCGGCCACCTGATCGTGCTGGAGAGCACCACCTGGCCGGGCACTACCGACGAGGTGTTGTTGCCGCGTTGCGCGGCGCGCGGCCTGCAGGTGGGCCGCGACTTCTGGCTGGCCTTTTCGCCGGAGCGCATCGATCCCGGCCAGACCAACAGCCAGGGCTGGACCGTGGAAAACACGCCCAAGGTGGTTGGCGGCGTAACGCCGCAGTGCACCGAGGTGGCCGGCGCGTTCTACCGCCAGATCGTGCAGCGCGTGGTGGCGGTCTCCTCGGCGCGCACCGCGGAAATGACCAAACTGGTCGAAAACATCTTCCGCAACGTCAACATTGCGCTGGTCAACGAGCTGGCGCTGCTGTGCGACCGCATGGGCCTCAACATCTGGGAGATCCTGGATGCCGCCGCGACCAAGCCGTTTGCCTTCATGAAGCACACGCCGGGACCGGGCCTGGGCGGCCACTGTATCCCGCTCGATCCCTTCTACCTGAGCTGGAAGGCGCGCGAGTACGACTTCCACACGCGCTTCATCGAACTGGCGGGCCACGTCAACAACGAAATGCCCTACCATGTCAAGACCTTGATCATTCGCGCGCTCAATCGTCGCGGCAAGAGCCTCAACGGCGCGACGGTGGTGCTGCTGGGCGTGGCCTACAAGCCCGATATCGACGACTACCGCGAGTCGCCGGTATTCAAGATCATGGCCCTGCTGGAGGCCGAGGGCGCGCGCGTGCTGGCCGTCGATCCGCACATCACCACCTTTGTCGATCACCATGGCCGCGAGCTGCAGACCACGCCACTCAGCGATGAGCTGCTGGGCGCCGCCGACTGCGTGGCGATCATCACCAATCACAGCGCCTTCGACTATGAGCGGATCGTACGCCTGGCGTCGGTCGTGGTCGATACGCGCAACGCGACGCGCAACGTGCGCGAGGGTCGCGACAAAATCGTGCTGCTATGA
- a CDS encoding ArnT family glycosyltransferase — protein sequence MRRWAGAGRVWRWDAHVAAILLVALALRVAVWWTLPYRDFISDEAEYWGAAVWLAQGRGFSFFDGWIWTRPPVYVLFLALHIWLVGPTALPWARATQTLLSVALVALVMLLARRLAPAARERSVMLLAGWAMALSYSFATFGYLLLNETVFLCLFVPGLWALTLWAATRRWRWLMLAGGLLGLAVLTKAIALTWLPLAALWVWLCARHGGARWRRALAPVAVLTASVCAVVLPWSAYATLRWSHGHGLILVDTTGGYNFALGAQTGYLGRRDSQALHDQLCGGPVCDAQQAARQQRAYALGWQWIREAPAGFVRKTGQELLDMVQIQYGGAERLRAGHTLGAVPLPHLLGLLTDDTLYVLALALAPLGLLRRQCRPGKGLVVSWLAYNIAAGALVFAINRFRQPLLPFVFIYAACAAAQWRWSWQARRRQVWGYVLSAALTLLVLPSYLYWPPLLGAERQSSWQHTLYGLRGLRLAAECAAIERVLANGDIATARRLHDAANARRPRPCLALINARLLEAEGRIDGPDGALAFLARSAPSDDAAQAAKILLLEGDLLRRLGRLEAARERFAARAVEITNDLDWSWRELDPPPTTRIDLGSALDEGYIRGFYKREYSDGADPFATGFRWSGPQAWLRFPQAGTGRPQTLVLRVNGYTNTATPMRVQPLLDATALPAITLQPGWQELRLELPPTPPGGDVVVRFESSVFVDGPRDLAERTRAESSQPLRLLGFQLDWAELRPR from the coding sequence GTGAGGCGCTGGGCAGGTGCAGGGCGCGTCTGGCGCTGGGATGCACACGTCGCGGCGATCCTGCTGGTAGCGCTGGCGCTGCGCGTGGCGGTGTGGTGGACGCTGCCCTACCGCGATTTCATCAGCGACGAGGCCGAGTACTGGGGCGCCGCGGTCTGGCTGGCGCAGGGCCGTGGCTTCAGCTTCTTCGACGGCTGGATCTGGACGCGTCCGCCGGTGTATGTGCTGTTCCTGGCGCTGCACATCTGGTTGGTGGGGCCCACGGCCCTGCCCTGGGCGCGCGCCACGCAGACGCTGCTGAGCGTGGCGCTGGTGGCGCTGGTGATGCTGTTGGCGCGCCGGCTCGCGCCCGCCGCGCGCGAACGCAGCGTCATGCTGCTGGCCGGCTGGGCCATGGCGCTTTCCTATTCGTTCGCTACCTTTGGCTACCTGCTGCTCAACGAGACGGTCTTTCTGTGCCTGTTCGTGCCCGGCCTGTGGGCACTGACCCTCTGGGCCGCGACGCGGCGGTGGCGCTGGCTGATGCTGGCCGGCGGCCTGCTGGGCCTGGCGGTGCTGACCAAGGCCATCGCGCTGACCTGGCTGCCGCTGGCAGCGCTGTGGGTCTGGCTGTGCGCGCGACATGGCGGTGCGCGCTGGCGGCGCGCGCTGGCGCCTGTTGCTGTGTTGACCGCCAGCGTCTGCGCGGTGGTGTTGCCCTGGTCGGCGTATGCCACCCTGCGCTGGAGCCATGGCCACGGCCTGATCCTGGTGGATACTACCGGCGGCTACAACTTCGCGCTGGGCGCGCAGACCGGCTACCTGGGCCGGCGCGACAGTCAGGCGCTGCACGATCAGCTCTGTGGCGGCCCGGTCTGTGACGCGCAGCAGGCCGCCCGTCAACAGCGCGCCTACGCGCTGGGCTGGCAATGGATCCGCGAGGCGCCCGCCGGGTTTGTGCGCAAGACCGGCCAGGAGCTGCTCGACATGGTCCAGATCCAGTACGGCGGCGCCGAGCGGCTGCGCGCCGGCCATACCCTTGGCGCGGTGCCGTTGCCGCATCTGCTGGGGCTGCTGACCGACGATACGCTCTACGTGCTGGCGCTGGCGCTGGCCCCGCTGGGTCTGCTGCGCCGCCAGTGCCGCCCCGGCAAAGGGCTGGTGGTGAGCTGGCTGGCCTATAACATCGCCGCGGGCGCGCTGGTGTTCGCGATCAACCGCTTTCGTCAGCCGCTATTGCCCTTTGTGTTCATCTATGCTGCCTGCGCGGCGGCGCAGTGGCGCTGGTCCTGGCAGGCGCGCCGACGGCAGGTCTGGGGCTATGTGCTCAGCGCCGCGTTGACGCTGCTGGTGCTACCCTCGTACCTCTACTGGCCGCCGCTGCTGGGCGCTGAACGTCAGAGTTCGTGGCAACACACGCTCTACGGGCTGCGCGGCCTGCGCTTGGCGGCGGAGTGCGCGGCGATCGAGCGCGTGCTAGCCAACGGCGACATCGCAACGGCGCGGCGCCTGCACGATGCCGCGAACGCGCGCCGGCCACGGCCCTGCCTGGCGCTGATCAACGCCCGGCTGCTGGAGGCCGAGGGCAGGATCGACGGGCCGGACGGCGCGCTGGCCTTTCTGGCACGCTCCGCGCCCAGCGATGATGCGGCGCAGGCGGCTAAAATCCTGCTGTTGGAGGGCGATCTGCTGCGCCGCCTCGGACGGCTGGAGGCTGCGCGCGAACGCTTTGCCGCCCGCGCGGTCGAGATCACCAACGATCTGGACTGGTCGTGGCGCGAGCTCGATCCGCCTCCGACCACGCGCATCGATCTGGGCTCCGCTCTGGACGAGGGCTACATCCGCGGTTTCTACAAGCGCGAATACAGCGACGGCGCCGATCCCTTCGCTACCGGCTTCCGCTGGAGCGGACCACAGGCCTGGCTGCGCTTCCCGCAGGCCGGCACGGGCCGGCCGCAGACGCTGGTGCTGCGCGTCAACGGCTACACCAACACCGCCACGCCTATGCGCGTGCAGCCCTTGCTGGACGCGACGGCGCTGCCGGCGATCACGCTGCAGCCGGGCTGGCAGGAGCTGCGTTTGGAGCTGCCGCCCACGCCGCCGGGCGGCGACGTTGTGGTGCGTTTTGAGTCAAGCGTATTCGTGGACGGACCGCGCGATCTGGCCGAGCGCACGCGCGCCGAGAGCAGTCAGCCGTTGCGTCTGTTGGGCTTTCAGCTCGACTGGGCCGAGCTGCGGCCACGCTAG
- a CDS encoding glycosyltransferase family 39 protein: protein MTFQRVERLRARRQLWGGVRLLLPAFLTLLLGVLAYQLPYRGHIDIGQLGDRLWVSASEAQRAEQIERGDWYADQLGLAGRYRWSRERATITLTGLGSNALEVTFWASGWPADVVRATPKQPTIRVLVGEREVGRFTPAVERAPYTVTIPAAAVVAERLTVTLVSSATFTDTQTVVDPRPKGLRLHALDVVVAGPGTRPAWLPLGAIIAAVLTMTGLAGRLTHRAWLPPAVGLGGTLLGATLVALARIWLAALLPAWLALLLLALLLLERRRMRAAWRALRWRLALGQALAWGLLTALLAAALALLARLLLAGWPLPPIVADGRGVWLFQALVRLSLAGGLLLVLVAGVTVLPRVVLDARRALLTGRLAAILLGLAAGVWLGYQLWLIATLPFVGHADYADNAVVARNLLRGRGFVVDYVTQFYRLEPGGSVTRPQETWPLLQPLLMLPSMALLGSTPFAARLPNIVLLLVVTLLIFHIGARVWDRRVGLLAALLTLTNLLFFRLAIYATSDLALVVWSMAAFWLVGQALETPQRSTPTRWVLAGLFTGLMILQKPSAAIFAVGMGLWVLWRIWRVRGQGWRALLRYWWPRLALWVGVAFVVVLPYFVRNLQVFGRPFFSTEAYDAWVLYFRGTRAEAWEEIYRVYAPELGGPGLPDRSWILRWGWDLTLGKIAQQVRDAWDFLLPPRGELLGVNRSGIAATWLMLLGLVTLRPRQRRLIGLVGVALLLYTAFLILYWHTHDEPRYFVPFVPWLTLLAAWGACWLFDRIAALHGGRWAALGGLLLTLALGSTLQTHWRQIDAFLDPDSGDYWGRVWEGDLQAYAWLREHTPPEAVVMTRVPWQLHFHAERPAVMIPNADGATIMRVAQYYGVDYLVLGAMSTSQPERDGALVAMRRGEAAPGWTLATSVRDRFGRTIYIYRRAPEQAEERQP from the coding sequence GTGACCTTTCAACGCGTTGAACGTCTGCGGGCACGCCGTCAGCTTTGGGGCGGCGTGCGCCTGTTGCTGCCCGCGTTTCTGACGCTGCTGCTGGGCGTGCTGGCCTACCAGCTTCCCTACCGTGGCCACATCGATATCGGCCAACTGGGCGACCGGTTGTGGGTATCGGCCTCCGAAGCGCAGCGCGCCGAGCAGATTGAACGCGGCGACTGGTATGCCGATCAGCTCGGCCTGGCAGGACGCTACCGCTGGAGCCGCGAGCGGGCGACGATCACGCTCACCGGCCTGGGCAGCAACGCGCTGGAGGTGACCTTCTGGGCCAGCGGCTGGCCCGCCGATGTCGTACGCGCAACGCCCAAACAGCCGACCATCCGCGTGCTGGTCGGCGAGCGCGAGGTGGGCCGCTTCACGCCGGCCGTGGAGCGCGCGCCCTACACGGTGACGATCCCGGCCGCGGCGGTCGTTGCCGAACGCCTGACGGTGACGCTGGTCAGCAGCGCTACCTTTACCGATACGCAGACGGTGGTCGATCCGCGGCCCAAGGGTCTGCGCCTGCATGCGCTGGATGTGGTGGTGGCCGGTCCGGGCACGCGTCCCGCCTGGCTGCCGCTGGGCGCGATCATCGCGGCGGTGCTGACCATGACCGGCCTGGCCGGACGCCTGACGCACCGCGCCTGGCTGCCGCCGGCGGTGGGCTTGGGCGGCACGCTGTTGGGCGCTACCCTGGTGGCGCTGGCGCGCATCTGGTTGGCGGCGCTGTTGCCGGCCTGGCTGGCGCTGCTGCTGTTGGCGCTGCTGCTGCTCGAACGCCGGCGCATGCGTGCGGCCTGGCGGGCGTTGCGTTGGCGCCTTGCGCTGGGCCAGGCCCTGGCGTGGGGGTTGCTCACGGCGCTGCTGGCCGCTGCTCTGGCGCTGTTGGCGCGACTGCTGCTGGCCGGCTGGCCGCTGCCGCCGATCGTCGCCGATGGGCGCGGCGTGTGGCTTTTCCAAGCGCTGGTGCGGCTCTCGCTGGCGGGCGGGCTGCTGCTGGTGCTGGTCGCCGGCGTGACGGTGCTGCCGCGGGTGGTGTTGGATGCGCGGCGCGCCCTGCTCACCGGACGGCTGGCGGCGATCCTGTTGGGCTTGGCCGCCGGCGTCTGGCTGGGCTATCAGCTCTGGCTGATCGCAACACTGCCCTTTGTCGGCCATGCCGACTATGCCGACAACGCGGTGGTTGCGCGCAACCTGCTGCGCGGACGCGGCTTTGTGGTGGACTATGTGACGCAGTTCTACCGCCTGGAACCGGGCGGCAGCGTGACGCGCCCACAGGAGACCTGGCCGCTGTTGCAGCCGCTGTTGATGTTGCCGAGTATGGCGCTGCTCGGCTCGACGCCTTTTGCCGCGCGGCTTCCCAACATCGTCTTGCTGCTGGTCGTGACGCTGCTGATCTTCCACATCGGCGCGCGCGTCTGGGATCGCCGCGTGGGCCTGCTGGCCGCGCTGCTGACGCTGACCAACCTGCTGTTCTTTCGCCTGGCGATCTACGCCACCAGCGATCTGGCGCTGGTGGTCTGGAGCATGGCCGCCTTCTGGCTGGTGGGGCAGGCGCTGGAAACACCGCAGCGTTCCACACCGACGCGCTGGGTGTTGGCTGGCCTGTTCACCGGCCTGATGATCCTGCAGAAGCCGAGCGCGGCGATCTTCGCCGTGGGCATGGGCCTGTGGGTGCTGTGGCGCATCTGGCGCGTGCGCGGTCAGGGCTGGCGCGCGCTGCTGCGGTATTGGTGGCCGCGCCTGGCGCTATGGGTAGGTGTGGCCTTTGTGGTGGTGCTGCCCTATTTCGTGCGCAACCTGCAGGTTTTCGGTCGGCCCTTCTTTTCAACCGAGGCCTACGATGCCTGGGTGCTGTACTTCCGCGGCACGCGCGCCGAAGCCTGGGAAGAGATCTACCGCGTCTACGCGCCGGAGCTAGGCGGTCCAGGGCTGCCGGATCGCTCCTGGATCCTGCGCTGGGGCTGGGACCTGACCCTGGGTAAGATCGCGCAGCAGGTGCGCGACGCCTGGGATTTTCTGCTGCCGCCGCGCGGCGAGCTGCTGGGCGTCAACCGTAGCGGCATCGCCGCCACCTGGCTGATGCTGCTGGGGCTGGTGACACTGCGTCCGCGCCAGCGCCGTCTGATCGGGCTGGTGGGCGTGGCGCTGCTGCTCTACACCGCCTTTCTGATCCTGTACTGGCACACCCACGACGAGCCGCGCTATTTCGTGCCCTTCGTGCCCTGGCTGACGCTGCTGGCCGCCTGGGGCGCGTGCTGGCTGTTTGATCGCATCGCCGCGCTGCATGGCGGTCGCTGGGCCGCGCTGGGCGGTCTGCTGCTGACGCTGGCGCTGGGCTCGACGCTGCAGACGCACTGGCGGCAGATCGATGCCTTTCTCGATCCCGACAGCGGCGACTATTGGGGACGCGTCTGGGAGGGCGATCTCCAGGCCTACGCCTGGCTGCGCGAGCACACGCCGCCTGAGGCGGTGGTCATGACGCGCGTGCCCTGGCAGCTCCACTTCCACGCCGAGCGTCCGGCGGTGATGATCCCCAACGCCGACGGCGCGACGATCATGCGCGTGGCGCAGTATTATGGTGTTGACTATCTGGTGCTGGGCGCGATGAGCACCTCGCAGCCCGAACGGGATGGCGCGCTGGTCGCGATGCGGCGCGGCGAGGCAGCGCCCGGCTGGACGCTGGCTACCAGCGTGCGCGATCGCTTCGGGCGCACGATCTACATCTACCGCCGCGCGCCGGAGCAGGCAGAGGAGCGGCAGCCATGA
- a CDS encoding glycosyltransferase family 39 protein has protein sequence MSVGIRERGVELGQRSRVFAPARLAWALPALLLFGLALWLRLYRLEAQPLWLDEGRTWLEVTRTRLGGLILNLGRLSEAYPLYHLLLKPVVRLLGDSEWALRLPSALAGALAVPSLWALGRELRGPLLGLGAAALLLIAPFALWQAQDAKAYSLTLLMAILLAWTLARALRQGTRRSWLLCAVVALLAPFAHRLLVFTLVAAVVAWGALQALAAPTPRGRRWAWLVLLGGVLLGLGLTLALAWSLRAQNAGGQYAAVGPARALWLTAGQFAVGQWPGAVPRLWLAPFALLTLLGGAWLAWDAVRHRARGAILVLTLGALPTLWFALLLALQPSYEARYFTIVLPFWLLTLAWALPEWPARQTIGYAARALLGALLILAALVVQQRALLLPGKGLWSGATVKEDVRGALTTLAAHVHPDDLVIVHPDALLPLYHYYAPRVTFQPLPTPVTYPWLGRSEQYGLRELDIEIRRDLESAKRAWLIIAPEHARVVDPPRVAGDHLGLVGLAFQYGDRNRRILCGTPNADQSYAGFVGVLLYCNNIPSVHGVPPQPAVPLDAVFGGHLRLRGYSLIPFATGIRAGGTLPLSLFWEPLESLAGTDYVVFVHLTRPDDPTPLAQFDGRPMEGGLPTRLWTDPGALLHDDRVIALPADLPPGAYALRLGVYRAADGARLPIRAADRQVEDQTLILDTVEVLSAPGGGRP, from the coding sequence ATGAGCGTCGGCATTCGTGAGCGTGGGGTGGAACTGGGGCAACGCAGCCGTGTCTTCGCGCCGGCGCGACTGGCATGGGCGCTGCCGGCGCTGCTGCTGTTCGGGCTGGCGCTCTGGCTGCGCCTGTACCGGCTGGAGGCGCAGCCGCTCTGGCTGGATGAGGGACGCACCTGGCTGGAAGTGACGCGTACGCGTCTCGGTGGGCTGATCCTGAACCTGGGGCGACTGAGCGAGGCCTATCCGCTCTACCATCTGCTGCTCAAGCCGGTGGTGCGGCTGCTGGGCGACAGCGAGTGGGCGCTGCGGCTGCCTTCGGCGTTAGCGGGCGCACTGGCCGTGCCGTCGCTGTGGGCGCTGGGCCGCGAACTGCGCGGGCCGCTGCTGGGCCTGGGCGCGGCGGCGCTGCTGCTGATCGCGCCCTTTGCGCTCTGGCAGGCACAGGACGCCAAAGCCTACAGCCTGACGTTGCTGATGGCGATCCTGCTGGCCTGGACGCTGGCCCGCGCGCTGCGCCAGGGAACGCGGCGGAGCTGGCTGCTGTGTGCGGTGGTGGCGCTGCTCGCGCCCTTTGCCCACCGTCTGCTGGTCTTCACGCTGGTAGCGGCGGTGGTGGCCTGGGGCGCGCTCCAGGCGCTGGCTGCGCCGACGCCGCGCGGGCGGCGGTGGGCCTGGCTGGTGCTGCTGGGCGGCGTGCTGCTCGGCCTGGGCCTGACGCTGGCGCTGGCCTGGAGCCTCCGCGCGCAGAACGCCGGCGGCCAGTACGCGGCGGTGGGCCCGGCGCGTGCCCTGTGGCTGACCGCCGGCCAGTTTGCTGTCGGCCAGTGGCCGGGCGCGGTGCCGCGCCTGTGGCTGGCGCCGTTCGCGCTGCTGACGCTGCTGGGCGGCGCATGGCTGGCCTGGGATGCCGTGCGGCACAGAGCGCGGGGCGCGATCCTGGTGCTGACGCTCGGCGCGCTGCCGACGCTGTGGTTTGCGCTCTTGCTGGCGCTTCAGCCGAGCTACGAAGCGCGCTACTTCACGATCGTGCTGCCGTTCTGGCTGCTGACGCTAGCCTGGGCGTTGCCTGAATGGCCGGCGCGGCAGACGATCGGCTATGCGGCGCGGGCGCTGCTGGGCGCTCTCCTGATCCTCGCTGCGCTGGTGGTACAGCAGCGCGCGCTGCTGCTGCCCGGCAAGGGGCTGTGGAGCGGGGCAACCGTCAAAGAAGATGTGCGTGGCGCGTTGACGACGCTGGCGGCGCATGTCCACCCCGACGATCTGGTCATCGTCCATCCCGATGCGCTGCTGCCGCTCTACCACTACTACGCGCCGCGCGTGACCTTCCAGCCGCTGCCCACGCCGGTCACCTACCCCTGGCTAGGCCGTTCCGAGCAGTACGGCCTGCGCGAGCTGGATATCGAGATCCGTCGCGACCTGGAGAGCGCCAAACGCGCCTGGCTGATCATCGCCCCCGAACATGCGCGCGTGGTCGATCCACCACGCGTGGCCGGCGATCACCTTGGCTTGGTGGGCCTGGCCTTCCAGTACGGCGATCGCAACCGGCGCATCCTGTGCGGCACGCCCAATGCCGATCAGTCCTATGCCGGCTTTGTGGGCGTGCTGCTCTACTGCAACAACATTCCCTCGGTGCATGGCGTGCCGCCACAGCCGGCGGTGCCGTTGGATGCCGTCTTCGGCGGCCATCTGCGGCTGCGCGGCTACTCACTCATCCCCTTTGCGACCGGCATCCGCGCCGGCGGCACGTTGCCGCTCTCGCTCTTTTGGGAGCCGCTCGAGTCGCTGGCCGGCACCGACTACGTCGTCTTCGTGCACCTTACGCGGCCCGACGATCCGACGCCGCTGGCGCAGTTCGATGGGCGCCCGATGGAGGGCGGCCTGCCGACGCGCCTGTGGACCGATCCGGGAGCGCTGTTGCACGACGATCGCGTCATTGCGCTGCCCGCCGATCTGCCGCCGGGAGCGTATGCGCTGCGCCTGGGCGTCTACCGCGCCGCGGATGGCGCGCGCCTGCCGATCCGCGCCGCCGATCGGCAGGTTGAGGATCAGACGCTGATCCTAGACACCGTCGAGGTCCTGTCCGCGCCGGGAGGTGGGCGACCGTGA